In one window of Methanolobus mangrovi DNA:
- a CDS encoding nucleoside deaminase has translation MDTFMQSAIEEAKKGLEEGGIPIGSVLVRKGEIISRGHNRRVQHDDPLAHAEIDCIRNAGRIGKYNDTVIYSTLMPCYLCAGAIVQFGIKKVIAGESDTFEGAADFMREHGVEVVDLNIEECKEIMKEFIREKPDIWYEDIGK, from the coding sequence ATGGATACTTTCATGCAAAGTGCTATTGAGGAAGCTAAAAAAGGACTTGAAGAAGGAGGGATCCCCATAGGATCAGTCCTTGTAAGGAAAGGAGAGATTATCAGCAGAGGACATAACAGGAGAGTGCAACACGATGATCCGCTGGCACATGCTGAAATAGATTGCATCCGTAATGCAGGTAGAATAGGAAAATATAACGACACAGTCATTTATTCAACATTAATGCCTTGCTACCTTTGTGCAGGAGCAATAGTACAGTTTGGAATCAAGAAAGTCATTGCAGGCGAATCAGATACATTTGAAGGAGCTGCCGATTTCATGAGAGAGCATGGCGTTGAAGTAGTTGATCTTAATATAGAAGAATGCAAGGAAATTATGAAAGAATTCATTCGTGAAAAACCAGATATCTGGTATGAGGATATTGGCAAATAA